From Dreissena polymorpha isolate Duluth1 chromosome 15, UMN_Dpol_1.0, whole genome shotgun sequence, a single genomic window includes:
- the LOC127860920 gene encoding uncharacterized protein LOC127860920, with amino-acid sequence MKSSLPQLLAFFSLLYTVTQNPCHSLSQNQHILFTVKPNTIHANGLALGNINRTSVISASSPVNRTSLISVSSPVNRTSLISVSSPVNRTSLISASSPVNRTSLISASSTVNALNAIEMTLNTTDVSIAATTHQPIAHGFLLGAVSMDKAPEFVHPGQESVPSEHSALISRCKLLCTSGLPCPPECLAHPNIWSDTIGKRSDQHIGIVSLLKNFSDDTYTTRRTDTLKMTVTNEDAQTRKTKKIPSFIDRNRVTSEM; translated from the exons ATGAAATCCAGTCTACCCCAGCTGTTAGCATTTTTTTCTCTTCTATACACCGTCACACAGAACCCTTGCCATAGCCTTTCCCAAAACCAACACATACTGTTTACCGTGAAACCTAACACAATCCATGCAAATGGACTGGCATTGGGGAACATCAATCGGACATCAGTCATCTCGGCTTCCTCCCCCGTAAATCGGACATCACTCATCTCGGTTTCCTCCCCCGTCAATCGGACATCACTCATCTCGGTTTCCTCCCCCGTCAATCGGACATCTCTTATCTCAGCTTCCTCCCCCGTCAATCGAACATCACTCATCTCGGCTTCCTCCACCGTCAATGCCTTAAATGCAATAGAAATGACATTGAATACCACGGATGTCAGCATTGCAGCAACCACTCATCAACCCATTGCACATGGCTTCCTGCTGGGGGCCGTGTCTATGGATAAGGCTCCGGAGTTCGTGCATCCCGGGCAGGAATCCGTTCCCTCGGAGCATTCCGCGCTCATTTCGAGGTGCAAACTTCTTTGTACCAG TGGACTTCCATGCCCTCCTGAGTGCCTCGCCCACCCCAATATCTGGTCAGATACCATTGGCAAACGCTCGGATCAACACATAGGGATTGT ATCATTGTTGAAGAACTTCTCGGATGACACATACACAACTCGGCGAACGGACACTTTAAAAATGACCGTAACAA
- the LOC127860917 gene encoding uncharacterized protein LOC127860917 isoform X3 — MFHKDAQDILKNKIDAVDRYRHEVLRFLIDLRDVGIQGREHIHEMYKKSGVDGRRNYQYIAIALVSLQEIIQEDHSIVEQFRKYVIELDEVNSSRTLLFQRVSVVMNSTLKSLSFHGERRVFDPDKRYLFEHIDSRVKNSSALVVTNKVHYCLDNNILHQMHLDYVKHFQTTEEMIILLYSHNIPCDIPFNECYLVLTKFVDNANEVISLGYDKAFTTTNEEKVIQHLRNNDKIKLFNPGEIMLELERIMQLAFAFPECSDDDEDDHAEIYLEASVRIPHHLHLCNKYLSRTCQRLSPKSQTINIKDTKKTFSTRFCSCVKESAK; from the exons ATG TTTCACAAAGATGCTCAAGATATACTGAAGAACAAAATCGACGCTGTAGACAGATATAGGCATGAAGTCCTCCGTTTCCTCATAGACCTAAGGGATGTTGGCATTCAAGGAAGGGAACACATCCATGAAATGTATAAGAAAAGTGGTGTCGACGGAAGGCGCAACTACCAGTACATAGCTATTGCATTAGTTTCACTTCAGGAAATCATACAAGAGGATCATTCTATTGTAGAACAGTTCAGGAAGTACGTAATCGAACTCGATGAAGTCAATTCGAGCAGAACGCTTCTATTTCAACGAGTGTCGGTTGTGATGAACAGTACTCTCAAAAGTTTGTCTTTCCATGGCGAACGCCGTGTGTTTGATCCAGATAAACGCTACTTGTTTGAACACATAGATAGCAGAGTGAAAAACAGTTCAGCGTTAGTAGTAACCAATAAGGTCCACTATTGCTTAGACAATAATATTTTACATCAAATGCATTTAGATTAtgttaaacattttcaaacaacCGAAGAAATGATAATATTACTATATTCTCATAATATTCCATGTGATATACCatttaatgaatgttatttagTTCTTACAAAATTTGTGGACAACGCTAACGAAGTTATTTCTTTGGGCTATGACAAAGCTTTTACGACAACAAATGAGGAAAAAGTAATTCAGCATCTTCGTAATAACGACAAAATCAAACTATTTAACCCGGGTGAGATTATGTTAGAACTTGAAAGAATAATGCAGTTGGCTTTTGCATTTCCAGAATGTTcggatgatgatgaagacgatcATGCAGAAATATATCTTGAAGCTTCAGTTCGGATTCCACACCATTTACATTTATGCAATAAATATCTGTCTAGGACATGTCAACGGTTAAGTCCCAAAAGCCAGACTATCAACATAAAAGATACCAAAAAGACATTCTCCACGAGATTTTGTTCATGTGTGAAAGAATCTGCTaaatag
- the LOC127860917 gene encoding uncharacterized protein LOC127860917 isoform X2 gives MFHKDAQDILKNKIDAVDRYRHEVLRFLIDLRDVGIQGREHIHEMYKKSGVDGRRNYQYIAIALVSLQEIIQEDHSIVEQFRKYVIELDEVNSSRTLLFQRVSVVMNSTLKSLSFHGERRVFDPDKRYLFEHIDSRVKNSSALVVTNKVHYCLDNNILHQMHLDYVKHFQTTEEMIILLYSHNIPCDIPFNECYLVLTKFVDNANEVISLGYDKAFTTTNEEKVIQHLRNNDKIKLFNPGEIMLELERIMQLAFAFPECSDDDEDDHAEIYLEASVRIPHHLHLCNKYLSRTCQRLSPKSQTINIKDTKKTFSTRFCSCVKESAK, from the coding sequence TTTCACAAAGATGCTCAAGATATACTGAAGAACAAAATCGACGCTGTAGACAGATATAGGCATGAAGTCCTCCGTTTCCTCATAGACCTAAGGGATGTTGGCATTCAAGGAAGGGAACACATCCATGAAATGTATAAGAAAAGTGGTGTCGACGGAAGGCGCAACTACCAGTACATAGCTATTGCATTAGTTTCACTTCAGGAAATCATACAAGAGGATCATTCTATTGTAGAACAGTTCAGGAAGTACGTAATCGAACTCGATGAAGTCAATTCGAGCAGAACGCTTCTATTTCAACGAGTGTCGGTTGTGATGAACAGTACTCTCAAAAGTTTGTCTTTCCATGGCGAACGCCGTGTGTTTGATCCAGATAAACGCTACTTGTTTGAACACATAGATAGCAGAGTGAAAAACAGTTCAGCGTTAGTAGTAACCAATAAGGTCCACTATTGCTTAGACAATAATATTTTACATCAAATGCATTTAGATTAtgttaaacattttcaaacaacCGAAGAAATGATAATATTACTATATTCTCATAATATTCCATGTGATATACCatttaatgaatgttatttagTTCTTACAAAATTTGTGGACAACGCTAACGAAGTTATTTCTTTGGGCTATGACAAAGCTTTTACGACAACAAATGAGGAAAAAGTAATTCAGCATCTTCGTAATAACGACAAAATCAAACTATTTAACCCGGGTGAGATTATGTTAGAACTTGAAAGAATAATGCAGTTGGCTTTTGCATTTCCAGAATGTTcggatgatgatgaagacgatcATGCAGAAATATATCTTGAAGCTTCAGTTCGGATTCCACACCATTTACATTTATGCAATAAATATCTGTCTAGGACATGTCAACGGTTAAGTCCCAAAAGCCAGACTATCAACATAAAAGATACCAAAAAGACATTCTCCACGAGATTTTGTTCATGTGTGAAAGAATCTGCTaaatag